A genome region from Sphingomonas sp. BGYR3 includes the following:
- the panB gene encoding 3-methyl-2-oxobutanoate hydroxymethyltransferase, producing the protein MSTTFTIDTATSRANPTPAPMKRLTVPAIRKRKGPDAEPLVMLTAYTVRMAQLLDPHCDMLLVGDSLGQVIYGLPSTVPVTLDMMAAHGAAVVRGSYHALVVIDMPFGSYEASPEQAFASAARLMKETGAAAVKLEGGVAMAPTVRFLTERGIPVMGHVGLTPQAVNLLGGYGARGRSAAEAAKITGDAQAVADAGAFAVVIEGVMESIAIDITRDIACPTIGIGASAQCDGQVLVAEDMLGMFDRVPRFVKRFDDVAGRISAAVEGYAADVRARRFPGEEQIYRPKD; encoded by the coding sequence ATGTCCACGACCTTCACGATCGACACGGCAACCAGCCGCGCCAATCCGACGCCGGCCCCGATGAAGCGGTTGACGGTGCCCGCGATCCGCAAGCGCAAGGGGCCGGATGCCGAACCGCTCGTCATGCTCACTGCCTATACGGTGCGCATGGCTCAGCTGCTCGATCCGCATTGCGACATGCTGCTGGTCGGCGACAGCCTGGGGCAGGTGATCTATGGCTTGCCCTCGACCGTCCCGGTCACGCTGGACATGATGGCGGCTCATGGGGCAGCGGTGGTGCGCGGCAGCTATCACGCGCTGGTCGTCATCGACATGCCGTTCGGCAGTTATGAAGCATCCCCCGAACAGGCCTTTGCCAGCGCAGCGCGGCTGATGAAGGAAACGGGTGCGGCGGCGGTGAAGCTTGAGGGCGGGGTGGCCATGGCCCCGACGGTGCGGTTCCTGACCGAACGGGGTATCCCGGTAATGGGTCATGTCGGCTTGACGCCTCAGGCGGTGAACCTGCTCGGCGGCTATGGTGCGCGCGGTCGCAGTGCAGCGGAAGCGGCCAAAATCACGGGTGATGCTCAGGCGGTGGCCGATGCCGGTGCCTTTGCGGTGGTGATCGAAGGGGTGATGGAATCGATCGCCATCGACATCACCCGCGACATTGCGTGCCCGACGATCGGCATCGGCGCATCGGCCCAATGCGATGGCCAGGTGCTGGTGGCCGAGGATATGCTGGGCATGTTCGACCGCGTTCCCCGTTTCGTAAAGCGGTTCGACGATGTCGCCGGCCGCATTTCCGCCGCCGTTGAAGGCTATGCCGCCGATGTCCGGGCCCGCCGTTTTCCCGGCGAGGAACAGATTTACCGACCAAAGGATTGA
- a CDS encoding cytochrome b has protein sequence MSIATARYGSVARAFHWAIAVAILINLPLGLFGDAIQQVTGPVMPTHKSIGLTVLALSIARLVWRLGHPAPPEPAGMGALERRVAPVIHWALYALMILVPLTGYAMSSAGNRPLDWFGLFPVAKLPVTRDTLLYELSHEGHEILGLTLGALAIGHILAALRHHFILKDGVLRRMIG, from the coding sequence ATGTCGATCGCAACCGCCCGTTATGGCTCCGTCGCCCGCGCCTTTCACTGGGCGATTGCCGTGGCGATCCTGATCAACCTGCCACTCGGCCTGTTCGGCGATGCGATCCAGCAGGTGACCGGGCCGGTGATGCCGACGCACAAGTCGATCGGCCTGACCGTGCTGGCGCTCAGCATTGCGCGGCTGGTCTGGCGGCTGGGCCACCCTGCCCCGCCCGAACCTGCCGGCATGGGCGCGCTGGAGCGCCGCGTTGCGCCCGTCATTCACTGGGCGCTCTATGCGCTGATGATCCTGGTGCCGTTGACGGGTTATGCCATGTCGTCGGCGGGCAATCGGCCGCTCGACTGGTTCGGCCTGTTCCCGGTCGCCAAGCTGCCCGTCACCCGCGATACCCTGTTGTACGAATTGTCGCATGAGGGGCACGAGATTCTGGGCCTGACGCTGGGTGCGCTGGCCATCGGCCATATCCTGGCGGCGCTGCGTCATCATTTCATTCTGAAGGATGGCGTGCTTCGCCGCATGATCGGTTGA
- a CDS encoding Hpt domain-containing protein, with product MEYPMGENGPDALVDWTAFSQARTELGANFVRILGYFREDGTKSVAAIEAAMRAQNATAMVIPAHTLKGESRQFGAEPLGELAETIESIARLSVENQDSPTAALEHIVQLRPLFEATLALLEREANPLVMRKPQGFGRRAMPTA from the coding sequence ATGGAGTATCCGATGGGGGAAAACGGGCCGGACGCCCTGGTTGACTGGACCGCCTTTTCTCAGGCGCGGACGGAACTTGGCGCCAATTTCGTCCGCATCCTCGGCTATTTCCGTGAAGACGGGACCAAGTCCGTCGCGGCGATCGAAGCGGCGATGCGGGCGCAAAATGCCACCGCCATGGTCATCCCCGCCCACACGCTGAAGGGAGAATCCCGTCAGTTTGGCGCAGAGCCGCTGGGCGAGCTTGCCGAAACGATCGAATCCATCGCCCGGCTCAGCGTCGAAAACCAGGACAGCCCGACTGCGGCGCTGGAACATATCGTCCAGCTGCGCCCACTGTTCGAGGCGACGCTGGCCCTGCTGGAGCGAGAGGCCAACCCGCTCGTCATGCGCAAGCCGCAGGGGTTCGGGCGGCGGGCGATGCCCACCGCCTGA
- the bfr gene encoding bacterioferritin yields the protein MKGDPKVIEFLNTVLKNELTAINQYWLHYRLLSHWGVKKLADYERHESIDEMKHADWVSERILFLDGLPNFQMLGRLRIGETVEEILKADLALEYDAVKDLKDAIEHSESVRDYVSRDLFRRILDSEEEHIDTLETQFEMIERMGLQNYIQLNSKAEEA from the coding sequence ATGAAGGGTGATCCCAAGGTCATCGAATTTCTGAACACGGTGCTCAAGAACGAGCTGACCGCGATCAACCAGTACTGGCTGCATTACCGGCTGTTGTCGCACTGGGGCGTCAAGAAGCTGGCTGATTACGAGCGGCACGAATCCATCGACGAGATGAAGCACGCTGACTGGGTGTCCGAACGCATCCTGTTCCTGGACGGCCTGCCCAATTTCCAGATGCTCGGCCGGCTGCGCATCGGCGAGACGGTGGAGGAAATCCTGAAGGCCGACCTTGCGCTGGAATATGATGCGGTCAAGGATTTGAAGGACGCGATCGAACATTCCGAAAGCGTCCGCGATTATGTCAGCCGCGACCTGTTCCGCCGCATCCTCGACAGCGAGGAAGAGCATATCGACACGCTGGAAACCCAGTTCGAGATGATCGAACGCATGGGGCTTCAGAATTACATTCAGCTCAATTCAAAGGCGGAAGAAGCTTGA
- the der gene encoding ribosome biogenesis GTPase Der yields the protein MAHLLPVVAIIGRPNVGKSTLFNRLVGKRLALVDDQPGVTRDRREGEASLLGLDFMVMDTAGYETEDAATLPGRMRAQTEAAVRDADVALFMIDARAGLTPLDEEIARWLRVSDTPVVLIANKAEGRAGESGVIEAMALGIGDPIPMSAEHGEGVVDLFEALRPYCERPDEDGEPEEPEDPDSAPLKLAIVGRPNAGKSTLINRILGEDRLITGPEAGITRDSIAVDWSWQGRPVRLIDTAGMRKKARVQEKLEKLSVADALRAIDFAEVVVLLLDATKGLELQDLKIADRVLQEGRALIIALNKWDVADDASSLFNGVKAALDEGLAQAKGIPLLTVSAVTGKGIDTLIKVAFETREAWSRRVSTGQLNRWFERAIDANPPPAPGGRRIKPRYITQNKTRPPAFVLFGTRVDQLPESYRRYLVNGLRREFGFGAVPVRLSLRAPKNPFDDKG from the coding sequence ATGGCGCATCTTTTGCCCGTCGTGGCCATCATCGGTCGGCCCAATGTCGGCAAGTCCACGCTGTTCAACCGGCTGGTGGGCAAACGGCTGGCGCTCGTCGATGATCAGCCGGGCGTGACCCGCGACCGGCGTGAGGGCGAGGCGAGCCTGCTTGGTCTCGACTTCATGGTCATGGACACCGCGGGCTATGAAACCGAGGATGCGGCAACGCTTCCCGGCCGGATGCGCGCGCAGACCGAGGCGGCGGTGCGCGATGCCGATGTCGCCCTGTTCATGATCGATGCCCGTGCCGGCCTGACCCCGCTGGACGAGGAAATCGCGCGCTGGTTGCGCGTGTCCGACACCCCCGTCGTGCTGATCGCCAACAAGGCGGAGGGGCGAGCAGGCGAATCCGGCGTGATCGAGGCGATGGCGCTGGGCATTGGCGACCCGATCCCGATGTCCGCCGAACATGGCGAAGGCGTGGTCGACCTGTTCGAGGCGCTGCGCCCCTATTGCGAGCGGCCGGACGAGGATGGCGAGCCGGAGGAGCCGGAAGATCCCGATTCCGCGCCGCTGAAGCTGGCGATCGTCGGCCGCCCGAACGCCGGCAAATCCACGCTGATCAACCGCATCCTGGGCGAGGACCGCCTGATCACCGGGCCGGAGGCAGGGATTACGCGCGATTCCATTGCCGTGGACTGGTCATGGCAGGGGCGGCCGGTTCGCCTGATCGACACGGCGGGAATGCGCAAAAAGGCGCGGGTTCAGGAAAAGCTGGAAAAGCTGTCCGTTGCCGATGCGCTGCGGGCGATCGATTTTGCCGAGGTCGTCGTGCTGCTGCTCGACGCGACCAAGGGGCTGGAGCTTCAGGATCTGAAGATCGCGGACCGCGTGCTTCAGGAAGGACGCGCGCTGATCATCGCCCTGAACAAATGGGACGTGGCGGACGATGCCTCCAGCCTGTTCAACGGGGTGAAGGCTGCGCTGGACGAGGGGCTGGCACAGGCAAAGGGTATTCCGCTGCTGACCGTGTCGGCAGTGACGGGCAAGGGTATCGATACGCTGATCAAGGTGGCGTTCGAAACGCGTGAGGCATGGTCGCGCCGCGTCTCCACCGGCCAGCTTAACCGCTGGTTCGAACGGGCGATCGATGCCAACCCGCCGCCTGCACCGGGCGGCCGCCGGATCAAGCCGCGCTACATCACCCAGAACAAGACGCGCCCCCCGGCGTTCGTGCTGTTCGGGACGCGTGTCGATCAGTTGCCGGAAAGCTATCGCCGCTATCTGGTCAATGGCCTGCGCCGCGAATTCGGCTTTGGTGCCGTGCCGGTGCGCCTATCGCTGCGCGCGCCGAAGAACCCGTTCGACGACAAGGGATGA
- a CDS encoding sugar transporter yields the protein MIKVASRAPAWFWLTAAILLVWNLFGVMAFYMDITVGPEERAAMPDYDRMLMDARPAWQLWAYGTAVWGGSFGAVALLLGRRIALGLFIISAIGVVFSMGWALVATDLIAVKGVVTAAAFPAFILAVALASIWLARSAARRGFLK from the coding sequence ATGATCAAGGTCGCATCGCGGGCACCGGCCTGGTTCTGGCTGACGGCAGCAATCCTGCTGGTCTGGAATCTGTTCGGCGTCATGGCCTTTTACATGGATATCACTGTCGGTCCGGAGGAAAGGGCGGCCATGCCTGATTATGACCGGATGCTGATGGATGCACGGCCGGCATGGCAGCTCTGGGCCTATGGCACCGCGGTATGGGGCGGGTCGTTCGGCGCCGTGGCGCTGCTGCTTGGTCGCCGGATTGCGCTTGGCTTGTTCATTATCTCCGCAATCGGGGTCGTGTTTTCGATGGGCTGGGCGCTGGTCGCCACCGATCTGATTGCGGTCAAGGGCGTGGTGACTGCTGCGGCATTTCCGGCCTTCATCCTGGCCGTAGCGCTGGCGTCGATCTGGTTGGCACGATCTGCGGCTCGTCGCGGCTTTCTGAAATAG
- a CDS encoding tetratricopeptide repeat protein — translation MALTPQNNDAFLREVDEELRREQAAAIFRRWGKIIIAVVVLSLAAFGGWLWWQHYQSTQAAEQGVELSKALDSLAKGKADEATKPLAELAGSNVDGYRFAAVFTQADIMLAKNDLKGAAAKFAAVANDTDQPEAVRNLALLRQTLAEYDTLSPDQVINRLKPMATKESPYFGTAGELTAIALMSMKREAEAGRIFGELAKSEDVPETIRQRAVQMAGLLGVDAIDQSAAQKAEGDAPAAPTQSEEKNAK, via the coding sequence TTGGCGCTGACACCTCAGAATAATGACGCTTTCCTGCGCGAAGTGGACGAAGAGCTGCGGCGCGAGCAGGCCGCCGCCATTTTCCGTCGTTGGGGCAAGATCATCATTGCCGTCGTGGTGCTGAGCCTGGCCGCCTTTGGCGGCTGGCTGTGGTGGCAGCATTATCAATCGACCCAGGCGGCGGAACAGGGCGTCGAGCTCAGCAAGGCGCTCGATTCGCTGGCCAAGGGCAAGGCGGACGAGGCGACCAAGCCGTTGGCGGAATTGGCCGGATCGAATGTCGATGGCTATCGCTTTGCGGCGGTGTTCACCCAGGCCGACATCATGCTGGCCAAGAATGACCTGAAGGGCGCGGCGGCAAAGTTTGCCGCAGTGGCCAACGATACGGATCAGCCAGAGGCGGTGCGCAACCTTGCCCTGCTGCGTCAGACGCTGGCCGAATATGACACGCTGAGCCCGGATCAGGTCATCAACCGGCTGAAACCGATGGCGACCAAGGAAAGCCCCTATTTCGGCACCGCCGGCGAACTGACCGCGATCGCGCTGATGAGCATGAAGCGAGAGGCAGAGGCGGGGCGTATCTTTGGCGAACTGGCCAAGTCCGAGGATGTGCCGGAAACCATCCGGCAACGCGCGGTTCAGATGGCGGGGCTATTGGGCGTCGATGCCATCGACCAGAGCGCCGCCCAAAAGGCCGAAGGCGATGCGCCGGCCGCTCCCACCCAGTCCGAGGAAAAGAACGCGAAATGA
- a CDS encoding arsenate reductase: protein MTDITLYGIPNCNTVKKARSALNAQGTAHDFHDYKKAGVPEDHLRQWVAARGWETLLNRAGTTFRKLPDAEREGLDAERAIAIMLAHPSTIKRPVIEHPGGLIVGFDAAAIAALNG, encoded by the coding sequence ATGACTGACATCACCCTGTATGGCATCCCCAACTGCAACACTGTTAAAAAGGCGCGGTCGGCGCTGAACGCGCAGGGCACTGCCCATGATTTTCACGATTACAAGAAAGCAGGCGTTCCTGAGGACCATCTGCGGCAATGGGTCGCGGCGAGGGGCTGGGAAACGCTGCTGAACCGGGCGGGCACGACCTTTCGCAAGCTGCCGGACGCAGAGCGCGAAGGGCTGGATGCAGAGCGCGCCATTGCGATCATGCTGGCCCACCCCTCCACCATCAAGCGGCCGGTGATCGAGCATCCTGGCGGCCTGATCGTGGGGTTCGACGCGGCGGCAATCGCTGCGCTGAACGGCTGA
- a CDS encoding helix-turn-helix transcriptional regulator — MADQPRLSNHIRTLRFMAGEMTQAELGERIGVTRQTIAAIEQGRYSPTLEAAFRIAEVFGKPLEEVFHWRAD, encoded by the coding sequence ATGGCCGACCAGCCGCGCCTGTCCAACCATATCCGCACGCTGCGCTTCATGGCCGGCGAAATGACGCAGGCCGAACTGGGCGAGCGGATCGGCGTGACGCGCCAGACGATCGCCGCCATCGAACAGGGCCGGTATTCCCCCACCCTGGAAGCAGCGTTCCGCATCGCCGAAGTGTTCGGCAAGCCGCTGGAGGAGGTCTTTCACTGGCGCGCAGATTAG
- a CDS encoding PQQ-binding-like beta-propeller repeat protein, translating into MKMTGKVLLAATALALLSGCGVFGGKGKKRTPVVGQRVPILVSENEVKADPTIAAIEILVPPAATNASWNQPGGNASKSMGHPALGQSLTRAWSVTIPGTTKFVRLAAAPVVVDGRLYVMDSDAVVHAFAADTGTKVWSQQTSTEDANKRSRFGGGVSVDGGRVYATNGIGEVVAMDATNGAQVWRSKPGGPLRGAPTLANGNVYALSQDNQLFALSQADGSVVWTQAGSLEPQGVFGVAAPAVAQGTVVTGFSSGELNAYRYENGRSLWADTLSRTTISTSVSALVDIDAEPVIDQGRVYAVGQGGRMVAVEILNGQRLWEQNIGGIATPWVAGEWIFVVTSEARLAAVARANGKVRWITQLQRYRNEKSRKGPVNWVGPVLAGGRLILLNSRGEMAQVSPTDGSVISTTEADKGGYTLQPVVAGDTLYTLSDDGRLTAWR; encoded by the coding sequence ATGAAGATGACGGGCAAGGTTCTGCTTGCGGCGACGGCGCTGGCGCTGTTGAGCGGCTGCGGCGTTTTCGGCGGCAAGGGCAAGAAGCGGACGCCGGTGGTGGGCCAGCGCGTCCCCATTCTGGTCAGCGAGAATGAGGTGAAGGCCGATCCGACGATTGCCGCCATCGAGATACTTGTGCCGCCCGCGGCGACCAACGCGTCCTGGAATCAGCCGGGCGGCAATGCGTCCAAGTCGATGGGCCACCCGGCATTGGGTCAGAGCCTGACCCGCGCTTGGTCGGTCACGATTCCCGGCACGACCAAGTTCGTCCGTCTGGCCGCCGCGCCGGTTGTGGTGGATGGCCGTCTGTATGTGATGGACAGCGATGCCGTGGTGCACGCCTTTGCCGCGGATACGGGTACCAAGGTCTGGTCGCAGCAGACCTCGACCGAGGATGCCAACAAGCGGTCGCGCTTTGGCGGCGGCGTGAGCGTCGATGGCGGCCGCGTCTATGCGACCAACGGTATCGGCGAAGTGGTGGCGATGGATGCCACCAATGGCGCCCAGGTCTGGCGGTCCAAGCCGGGCGGCCCGCTGCGCGGTGCACCGACGCTGGCCAATGGCAATGTCTATGCGCTCAGCCAGGACAATCAGCTGTTCGCCCTGTCGCAGGCGGATGGCTCCGTCGTGTGGACGCAGGCCGGGTCGCTTGAGCCGCAGGGCGTGTTCGGCGTGGCTGCGCCTGCCGTAGCGCAGGGAACGGTCGTCACCGGCTTTTCCTCCGGCGAACTGAACGCCTATCGCTATGAAAACGGCCGCTCGCTTTGGGCCGACACGCTTTCGCGCACCACGATTTCCACGTCGGTTTCGGCACTGGTCGATATCGATGCCGAACCAGTGATCGATCAGGGCCGCGTTTATGCGGTCGGGCAGGGCGGGCGGATGGTCGCCGTCGAAATCCTGAACGGCCAGCGGTTGTGGGAACAGAATATCGGCGGCATCGCCACGCCCTGGGTTGCCGGCGAATGGATTTTCGTCGTGACCAGCGAGGCGCGTCTGGCCGCCGTTGCGCGGGCCAATGGCAAGGTCCGCTGGATCACGCAGCTTCAGCGGTATCGCAACGAAAAAAGCCGCAAGGGACCGGTCAACTGGGTCGGGCCGGTGCTGGCCGGCGGTCGCCTGATCCTGCTCAATTCGCGCGGCGAAATGGCGCAGGTGTCACCCACGGACGGCAGCGTGATTTCGACGACCGAAGCGGACAAGGGCGGATATACCCTGCAGCCCGTCGTCGCCGGCGACACCCTGTACACCCTGTCCGATGACGGTCGCCTGACCGCCTGGCGCTGA
- a CDS encoding sulfurtransferase TusA family protein, which produces MTHRIDARGLRCPWPAIRLSRALRDGMTPPIEIEADDPAAEGEIRLVANQHGHAVEKIATGHFRLP; this is translated from the coding sequence ATGACCCACCGGATCGACGCGCGCGGGCTGCGCTGTCCGTGGCCCGCGATCCGGCTAAGCCGTGCGCTGCGCGACGGCATGACCCCGCCCATCGAGATCGAAGCCGACGATCCCGCGGCAGAGGGCGAGATCCGGCTGGTCGCCAATCAGCATGGCCATGCAGTTGAAAAGATCGCAACCGGGCATTTCCGCCTGCCCTGA